A window of Thermococcus sp. LS1 genomic DNA:
CTTGAGTATAGGCTGGGAGTTGAGTTCAATTTCGTTGAGCACTGTCTTGGTGAGATGCTTTAGTTTTTCTCGGTCTTTTATTTTGGCGCCTGCTTTTTCAAGGATTTGGATGAGCTTTTCAGCCTCTACCTGGAGATAGGCCTGTCTGAACTCTTCTATGACCTCGTCAGGGTCTGCTTTTATGAGGAAGAGCCTCGCTGTCCTGGTGTATATCCTCTCGTTACCGTCATTGTCGAGCTCCTTGATGAGTCCCGCGTTCTCGAGCATCTTCACGTGTCGATAGACGGTTGTTCTGTCCTTTCCAAGTGCGCTGCTAAGCTCGATAATTGTCATTGGGCGCTCTCTTAGTAATTGGAGGATTTTGAATC
This region includes:
- a CDS encoding winged helix-turn-helix domain-containing protein, with product MKEVLIITEPEKVKVLSEETRFKILQLLRERPMTIIELSSALGKDRTTVYRHVKMLENAGLIKELDNDGNERIYTRTARLFLIKADPDEVIEEFRQAYLQVEAEKLIQILEKAGAKIKDREKLKHLTKTVLNEIELNSQPILKRISQAKVDLTEVELFHLLNMLVFLQSCELCEKAKEVKKLVEF